One segment of Natranaeroarchaeum aerophilus DNA contains the following:
- a CDS encoding CDP-alcohol phosphatidyltransferase family protein: protein MTAEQPRTVTDHRHHWLVAAGVIAVLTLIGGSGIALAWESGPTHPYLLGAITGFAAVSATTWRTFQLARTEVGPERITIATWVTVARGGALALLVGFLVVPQPDGVIAWMPGVLFALAAAVDAIDGAVARWLDCESKRGERLDVEVDALTIIVGAVLAVQYGVAPVIFIAVGVARYAFVGGIRYRRYRGRDVHELDPSNLRRALGGAAMLVIWLALMPIPAPPLSRLLAWLLLVPFLLNFTRDWLVVSGRLAGSH from the coding sequence ATGACGGCAGAGCAGCCACGGACAGTGACGGACCATCGCCACCATTGGCTGGTTGCCGCCGGCGTCATCGCGGTGCTCACGCTCATCGGCGGGAGCGGGATCGCGCTCGCATGGGAGAGTGGTCCAACGCATCCATACCTGCTGGGGGCTATCACCGGGTTTGCCGCGGTATCGGCGACGACGTGGCGGACTTTTCAGCTTGCTCGAACCGAGGTCGGTCCGGAACGGATCACGATCGCAACCTGGGTGACGGTCGCCAGAGGCGGTGCACTGGCGTTGCTCGTCGGGTTCTTGGTCGTTCCACAGCCAGACGGCGTGATCGCCTGGATGCCCGGCGTCCTGTTCGCACTCGCCGCCGCGGTAGACGCCATCGACGGAGCGGTGGCCCGCTGGCTGGACTGCGAATCGAAGCGAGGCGAGCGCCTCGACGTGGAAGTCGACGCCCTCACGATCATCGTGGGGGCTGTGCTCGCAGTCCAGTACGGCGTCGCTCCGGTCATTTTCATTGCGGTCGGCGTCGCTCGGTATGCGTTCGTCGGAGGCATCAGGTACCGACGGTACCGTGGTCGCGACGTCCACGAACTCGATCCGAGCAATCTCCGTCGGGCACTCGGCGGAGCCGCAATGCTCGTTATCTGGCTGGCACTTATGCCGATCCCTGCCCCGCCGCTATCCCGGCTACTCGCCTGGCTTTTGCTGGTCCCGTTCTTGCTCAACTTCACACGGGACTGGCTCGTCGTCTCCGGTCGACTCGCAGGCTCGCATTGA
- a CDS encoding glycosyltransferase family 4 protein: protein MSTDTSMHVGLVIYGDLGATSGGFRYDRQLVSYLRDQGDTVDVISLPWRSYPRGLLDGVTPSIRAKLDRPVDVLVQDGLCHPSLWRQNGQLEKPGAIVTLIHHLRSDDPTERFGRMFRPFERRYLESVDAAISTSQFTRTRACELTSGLDRKPTLVAPPAGRTEGAAVTLERVRKRATTGPLRVVYVGNVVPRKDPKTLLAAIARGHPERDWELTVVGSHDAEPDYAPSVVTAATEYGIDDRVAFTGAIDTPELEAILERSHVCCVPSRYEAFGMVYLEAMEYGVVPIAGSVGGAGEFVEHGHNGFVVEPGDEGGIAAHLQALDDQRGRLARMGERALVTARQHPTWGESMSDIRAFLGKQSDGEQDV, encoded by the coding sequence GTGAGCACTGACACGTCGATGCACGTCGGGCTGGTGATCTACGGTGATCTGGGGGCGACTTCTGGCGGCTTTCGGTACGACCGACAGCTCGTCTCGTATCTCCGGGACCAGGGCGATACCGTCGACGTGATCTCGCTTCCGTGGCGCTCGTATCCGCGTGGACTCCTCGACGGCGTCACCCCGTCGATCCGGGCGAAACTCGACCGGCCAGTCGACGTGCTCGTCCAGGACGGTCTCTGTCATCCGTCCCTGTGGCGACAGAACGGACAACTTGAGAAGCCAGGGGCGATCGTCACGCTCATCCACCACCTTCGATCGGACGATCCGACCGAACGGTTCGGTCGGATGTTTCGGCCGTTCGAGCGGCGATATCTCGAATCAGTCGACGCTGCGATCAGTACGAGCCAGTTCACCCGGACCCGTGCGTGCGAGCTGACGTCCGGACTGGACCGAAAGCCCACTCTCGTTGCGCCCCCGGCCGGGCGAACCGAAGGGGCTGCGGTCACGCTGGAGCGTGTCAGGAAACGAGCGACAACCGGGCCGCTCCGTGTCGTCTACGTCGGGAACGTGGTTCCCCGCAAGGACCCAAAAACGCTTCTGGCCGCCATCGCGCGCGGTCACCCGGAACGGGACTGGGAGCTGACCGTCGTCGGGAGCCACGACGCTGAGCCCGACTACGCCCCATCGGTCGTCACGGCTGCCACTGAGTACGGAATCGACGATCGGGTGGCGTTCACCGGAGCAATCGACACACCCGAGCTGGAGGCCATTCTCGAACGGAGCCACGTCTGCTGTGTCCCCTCGCGCTACGAGGCGTTCGGTATGGTCTATCTGGAAGCCATGGAGTACGGTGTCGTCCCGATTGCCGGGAGCGTCGGCGGCGCAGGCGAGTTCGTCGAGCATGGCCACAACGGGTTCGTGGTCGAGCCGGGTGACGAGGGTGGGATCGCAGCACACTTGCAGGCACTCGACGACCAGCGCGGGAGACTTGCCCGGATGGGCGAACGTGCGCTCGTGACAGCGAGACAGCATCCGACGTGGGGCGAATCGATGAGCGATATTCGGGCGTTTCTCGGGAAGCAATCAGACGGTGAGCAAGACGTCTAG
- a CDS encoding zinc-dependent alcohol dehydrogenase, producing MSASALYFTGERTVETREVEVDGPGPDELLIETEFSAVSAGTELLVYRDETPPETAVDETIESLGGEFSYPMQYGYATVGHVIDVGPAVDTDWIGKCVFAFNPHQTRFSAPPSDVVELPQQLTADGAALLPTVETATNLTLDTDPRLDEQVVVFGAGVVGLCTTRLLSEFPLADLVVVDPIEARRALAAQFGAETVCHPEQLDEYVTEVDVAVELSGQPDVLDDAIDVVGYDGRVVVGSWYGTKRAPIDLGGRFHRHRIELVSSQVSTIAPQLRGRWDTDRRMDTALHWLERIDTDALITHRIPFEDAEGAYKLLDERPESAIQVVLTY from the coding sequence ATGAGTGCAAGCGCACTGTACTTCACTGGCGAACGGACTGTCGAGACCCGCGAGGTCGAAGTGGACGGTCCCGGACCGGACGAACTGCTGATCGAGACCGAGTTCTCGGCCGTGAGCGCGGGCACGGAGCTACTCGTCTACCGTGACGAGACGCCGCCCGAAACCGCGGTCGACGAGACTATCGAGAGCCTCGGTGGGGAGTTCTCGTATCCCATGCAGTACGGCTACGCGACAGTCGGCCACGTGATCGACGTTGGCCCTGCTGTCGACACCGACTGGATCGGCAAGTGCGTGTTCGCGTTCAATCCACACCAGACGCGGTTCAGTGCCCCTCCGAGCGACGTAGTCGAGCTCCCGCAACAGCTCACGGCAGATGGCGCTGCGCTGTTGCCGACCGTCGAGACGGCGACGAACCTGACGCTCGATACCGACCCGCGTCTGGACGAGCAGGTCGTCGTGTTCGGTGCCGGAGTCGTCGGACTGTGTACGACGCGCCTGCTGTCCGAGTTTCCGCTGGCAGATCTCGTCGTCGTTGATCCGATCGAAGCACGTCGGGCACTCGCTGCGCAGTTCGGAGCCGAGACGGTCTGTCATCCGGAGCAACTCGACGAGTACGTCACCGAGGTCGACGTCGCCGTCGAACTGTCGGGACAGCCCGATGTGCTCGACGACGCCATCGATGTCGTCGGATACGACGGTCGGGTCGTCGTTGGCTCCTGGTATGGGACCAAGCGGGCTCCGATCGATCTCGGGGGGCGATTCCACCGGCACCGGATCGAGCTCGTCTCCAGTCAGGTCAGTACCATCGCCCCCCAACTCCGCGGCAGGTGGGACACTGACCGACGCATGGACACGGCCCTGCACTGGCTCGAACGGATCGACACGGACGCCCTCATCACCCATCGGATCCCCTTCGAGGATGCCGAAGGAGCCTACAAGCTACTCGACGAGCGCCCGGAATCGGCGATACAGGTGGTGTTGACCTACTGA
- a CDS encoding class I SAM-dependent methyltransferase — translation MTRTYSQERYLAAKRTIDDRSLNRTVLDELAPILADASDVVEIGAGIGTMCQRLLDWELLPNQLTYTLVDVDGDSIAAAKERLSDWAASEGYTVTQDSGITLRRDEQEVRIETAVVDAADYLATETPDLVIGSAFLDLLDSAEVDELFDRLPAGCHCYFPITFDGGTTFQPTVFPAFDDHVVERYHEDMIRRENPGDPHAGRHLLSRAASDHTLIAAGASDWVVAPGENGYQADEAYFLHHIVDTVAAALADDPAVDGDRLARWDDHRHEQILRDELVYVAHQLDVLLTV, via the coding sequence GTGACCCGAACCTACTCACAGGAGCGTTATCTCGCGGCGAAACGGACGATCGACGACCGGTCACTGAACCGGACCGTCCTCGACGAACTGGCGCCGATACTTGCGGATGCGTCCGACGTCGTCGAGATCGGCGCTGGGATCGGAACGATGTGCCAGCGCCTCCTCGACTGGGAGCTGTTACCCAACCAGTTGACGTACACGTTGGTCGATGTCGATGGGGATTCGATCGCTGCCGCGAAAGAACGGCTCTCCGACTGGGCGGCGTCGGAAGGCTATACTGTCACCCAGGACAGCGGGATTACCCTCCGCCGCGACGAGCAGGAAGTCAGGATCGAGACGGCGGTGGTGGACGCCGCCGACTATCTTGCGACCGAGACACCGGATCTGGTTATCGGATCGGCGTTTCTCGACCTGCTCGACTCCGCGGAGGTCGACGAGCTATTCGACCGTCTCCCAGCGGGCTGTCACTGTTATTTTCCGATCACCTTCGACGGCGGGACGACGTTCCAGCCGACTGTCTTCCCGGCGTTCGACGATCATGTCGTCGAGCGATACCACGAGGATATGATCCGCCGCGAGAACCCGGGAGATCCACACGCTGGCCGACACTTGCTTTCACGTGCGGCGAGCGATCACACGTTGATCGCCGCAGGGGCATCCGACTGGGTCGTCGCTCCCGGCGAAAACGGATACCAGGCAGATGAGGCGTATTTCCTGCATCACATTGTCGATACGGTGGCCGCGGCTCTCGCGGATGATCCGGCAGTCGACGGCGACCGGCTGGCGCGCTGGGACGATCACCGACACGAGCAGATCCTTCGCGACGAACTCGTCTACGTCGCTCACCAGCTAGACGTCTTGCTCACCGTCTGA
- a CDS encoding oligosaccharide flippase family protein has product MTDEAGESRLRSLVSIARGASLYTVGKILSDVGEFVLHLLVSRFLGAGLYGLFAYGKTLAFTALLLTNLGSDTSILKYIPQYEDEPSKRRFLLGLAWLTSFLGAVVVSTLLFVFAPTVASLTLEEPGFVAILRLFAGILFLDTLANLLYATFRAVELIEYEVLADRVIKPVLRVVAVGSVLLVGASVYSVVVAMVVASAVTLFVAIAFFLNRLSIRPTLRGPHATRETVTEYYNYSLPLTAKEAGTVMQGRIDVLIVGIFLSSTAVGVYNVSVLVSSLLYVPLLAFNQLFPPIAARLYANDERADLAAIYRATTRWIFTVSLVIGIFAVVFRAEILTLFGPEFTAGTLVLTLFVVSQLFNCATGPSDSLLMMTDHQYVVMANEWVFGIANVVLNVVLIQQYGFIGAAVASAGVLAVRNLTKVAEVWHFERLHPYSRSFLKPLFAGAVAALGMLAVDALLPSLPAVALGAVVGTVVYAGVLFSFGIEPVDRQAYEEVAGARDSAD; this is encoded by the coding sequence ATGACCGACGAGGCTGGCGAGTCACGGCTCCGATCGCTCGTCTCGATCGCTCGTGGAGCGTCCCTCTATACCGTAGGAAAAATCCTCTCGGATGTTGGGGAGTTCGTGCTTCATCTGCTCGTCTCCCGTTTCCTCGGCGCCGGACTATACGGGCTGTTCGCGTACGGAAAGACCCTCGCCTTTACCGCCCTGCTCCTGACGAACCTCGGCTCGGATACGTCTATTCTCAAGTACATCCCGCAGTACGAAGACGAGCCGTCGAAACGCCGGTTTCTGCTTGGCCTCGCGTGGCTCACCTCGTTTCTGGGCGCGGTCGTTGTTTCGACGCTTTTGTTCGTATTTGCACCGACAGTAGCGTCGCTTACACTCGAGGAACCGGGATTCGTCGCCATTTTGCGCCTGTTCGCCGGCATCCTGTTTCTGGATACGCTCGCGAACCTGCTGTACGCGACGTTCCGTGCGGTCGAGCTGATCGAGTACGAGGTGCTCGCTGACCGAGTCATAAAACCCGTCCTCCGTGTCGTCGCCGTCGGGAGTGTACTGCTCGTCGGAGCCTCGGTGTACAGCGTCGTCGTGGCGATGGTCGTCGCGAGCGCGGTGACGCTCTTCGTTGCCATCGCTTTTTTCCTCAACCGGCTTTCGATCCGTCCAACGTTGCGTGGTCCACACGCGACACGGGAGACGGTCACCGAGTATTACAACTATTCGCTCCCGCTGACGGCCAAAGAAGCGGGGACGGTTATGCAAGGTCGGATCGACGTATTGATCGTTGGTATCTTCCTTTCCTCGACCGCTGTTGGCGTCTATAACGTGTCCGTGCTCGTGTCGAGCCTGCTTTACGTCCCATTGCTCGCGTTTAACCAGCTGTTCCCGCCGATCGCCGCCCGGCTGTACGCTAACGATGAGCGGGCCGATCTGGCTGCGATTTACAGAGCTACGACGCGCTGGATCTTCACCGTCAGCCTCGTGATCGGTATCTTCGCCGTTGTCTTCCGCGCCGAGATTCTGACGCTGTTCGGGCCCGAGTTCACCGCCGGCACGCTCGTGTTGACGCTCTTTGTCGTCAGCCAGCTGTTCAACTGCGCTACCGGGCCGAGCGACTCGCTGTTGATGATGACTGATCACCAGTACGTCGTGATGGCCAACGAGTGGGTGTTTGGAATCGCTAACGTCGTCCTCAACGTCGTGTTAATCCAGCAGTACGGGTTTATCGGCGCGGCAGTTGCCTCCGCCGGTGTGCTCGCCGTCCGCAACCTGACGAAAGTCGCCGAAGTGTGGCACTTCGAGCGTCTTCACCCGTACTCCCGATCCTTTCTCAAACCCCTGTTTGCGGGCGCGGTTGCGGCACTGGGAATGCTTGCTGTCGACGCGTTGCTCCCCTCGTTACCGGCTGTCGCTCTCGGCGCCGTTGTCGGCACCGTTGTGTACGCTGGCGTCCTGTTTTCGTTCGGTATTGAACCGGTTGACCGCCAGGCCTACGAAGAGGTTGCCGGAGCACGTGACTCAGCCGACTGA
- the metX gene encoding homoserine O-acetyltransferase MetX yields MNADAGVLSLGEFEFECGESIPQLEVAYEAYGEFDGDNAVLVCHALTGSAHVGHRRLDDEPAEAQPTGGQAHAWWSNIVGPGKAIDTKEYYVVCVNIPGSCYGTTGPASTNPETGEPYGPEFPPVTVGDWTRAQRQALDALGVGRLHAVVGGSVGGMNVLDWAKQYPDDVRRVIPIATAGRVDPQCLALDAIARRAIRADPNWNGGYYYDGEPPSDGLALARQIGHVMYLSKASMSQKFGRRAAGRDAGGEPFPTDAAAAFFPYRDVESYLDYQADKFVDRFDANSYLYLTRAMDNYDLASGYENDADALAAYTGEALVMSFTGDWHFTTEQAEALAGSFRESDVDVAHHVVESDHGHDAFLVEPDSVGPPVADFLAAGVDGKAVTDTDDDDPREESEFAPVHTSLFSD; encoded by the coding sequence ATGAACGCCGACGCCGGCGTCCTCTCGCTTGGCGAGTTCGAGTTCGAGTGCGGCGAGTCGATCCCGCAGCTAGAGGTCGCCTACGAGGCCTACGGCGAGTTCGACGGCGACAACGCCGTCCTCGTCTGTCACGCGCTGACGGGCAGCGCCCACGTCGGGCACCGGCGGCTGGACGACGAACCGGCGGAGGCCCAGCCCACGGGCGGGCAGGCCCACGCCTGGTGGTCGAACATCGTCGGGCCCGGCAAGGCAATCGACACGAAGGAGTACTACGTCGTCTGCGTGAACATCCCCGGCTCCTGTTATGGCACGACCGGCCCGGCGAGCACGAACCCCGAGACGGGCGAGCCGTACGGACCGGAGTTCCCGCCCGTAACTGTCGGCGACTGGACCCGCGCACAGCGGCAGGCGCTCGACGCGCTCGGCGTCGGCCGACTGCACGCCGTCGTCGGCGGCAGCGTCGGCGGCATGAACGTGCTCGACTGGGCCAAACAGTACCCCGACGACGTGCGGAGAGTGATCCCCATCGCGACCGCAGGGCGGGTCGATCCCCAGTGTCTCGCGCTCGATGCCATTGCCCGGCGGGCGATCCGGGCGGACCCGAACTGGAACGGGGGCTACTACTACGACGGCGAGCCGCCGTCGGATGGCCTCGCGCTCGCCCGACAGATCGGCCACGTCATGTACCTCTCGAAGGCCTCGATGAGCCAGAAGTTCGGCCGCCGTGCGGCGGGCCGGGACGCCGGCGGCGAGCCGTTTCCGACGGATGCCGCGGCCGCCTTCTTCCCCTACCGTGATGTCGAGTCGTATCTCGATTATCAGGCCGACAAGTTCGTGGACCGCTTCGACGCCAACAGCTATCTGTACCTGACTCGGGCGATGGATAACTACGACCTCGCCTCTGGCTACGAGAACGACGCCGACGCGCTCGCAGCCTACACCGGCGAGGCGCTCGTGATGAGCTTTACCGGCGACTGGCATTTCACGACCGAGCAGGCAGAGGCGCTCGCGGGAAGCTTCCGGGAGAGCGACGTCGACGTCGCCCACCACGTCGTCGAGTCGGATCATGGCCACGACGCCTTCCTCGTCGAACCGGACAGCGTCGGCCCGCCGGTCGCGGACTTCCTCGCGGCAGGCGTCGACGGGAAGGCCGTAACCGATACCGACGACGATGACCCGCGGGAGGAAAGCGAGTTCGCGCCGGTCCACACCAGCCTCTTTTCGGACTGA
- a CDS encoding GTP cyclohydrolase IIa has translation MSLVQLDNYGPWTVTPSPRRETDLQALQARLYATLADFVGAHDGYAFFDRFDNMIAVTDGMTVADHERFQEQIRNQFPVTVSIGVGVGETPTDALGAASQALQAEGSAQDAERTERLATAGEIGETTGSLTIAHFDVVDVTGEFTDRKAAGETSLAIQRATVSLASYLREEHEGIARFVGGDNIIALCPSLDEGAFEAAREHVKTTTGIDLQVGIGEGETPHEAGYRAKLALEECRETGRRVDLFGPRATIDQ, from the coding sequence ATCTCGCTTGTCCAACTGGACAACTACGGGCCGTGGACGGTGACGCCGTCGCCACGTCGCGAGACGGATCTGCAGGCGCTACAGGCGCGACTGTACGCGACCCTCGCCGATTTCGTCGGCGCCCACGACGGCTACGCATTCTTCGATCGGTTCGACAATATGATCGCCGTCACTGACGGGATGACCGTCGCGGACCACGAGCGGTTTCAAGAGCAGATCAGAAACCAGTTCCCGGTGACGGTCAGTATCGGGGTCGGCGTCGGCGAGACGCCGACCGACGCGTTGGGGGCCGCATCACAGGCGTTGCAAGCGGAGGGCAGCGCACAGGACGCAGAGCGGACGGAGCGACTGGCGACGGCCGGGGAGATCGGAGAGACCACCGGATCGTTGACCATCGCCCATTTCGACGTGGTCGACGTGACGGGTGAGTTTACCGACCGGAAAGCCGCCGGGGAAACGTCGCTCGCGATCCAGCGGGCCACCGTGTCGCTGGCGTCGTACTTGCGCGAGGAACACGAGGGAATCGCCCGCTTTGTCGGCGGGGACAACATTATCGCCCTCTGTCCCTCGCTCGACGAGGGCGCGTTCGAGGCGGCCAGAGAACACGTAAAGACGACGACCGGGATCGATCTACAGGTCGGGATTGGTGAGGGAGAGACACCTCACGAGGCGGGGTATCGCGCGAAACTGGCCCTCGAAGAGTGCCGGGAAACCGGGCGGCGGGTCGATCTGTTCGGTCCCCGGGCGACCATCGATCAATGA
- a CDS encoding helix-turn-helix domain-containing protein, which produces MSLNIDTLREALWTVDDAEPAIRLLAVIAYQHGVSQTELADWFGVSRKTIHNWLVRFEERPDSPITAARNAPRSGRPSKLSEGDREELLEQLRSPPRGAGHGHETWTPELVRRHVVTNYGCNYSLESCRRLLRDAGLVYREPASDERVGIESGRRWLPSKDE; this is translated from the coding sequence ATGTCACTGAACATCGACACACTACGAGAGGCGCTCTGGACAGTCGACGACGCCGAGCCAGCGATACGCCTACTCGCCGTGATCGCATACCAACACGGGGTGTCACAGACCGAGCTCGCCGACTGGTTCGGCGTCAGCCGGAAAACCATACACAACTGGCTGGTTCGGTTCGAGGAGCGGCCCGACAGCCCGATTACAGCGGCTCGAAACGCCCCCAGGTCAGGTCGTCCATCGAAGCTAAGCGAGGGGGACCGGGAGGAGCTGCTGGAGCAGTTGCGCTCGCCGCCGCGCGGCGCTGGGCACGGACACGAAACCTGGACACCGGAGCTGGTTAGACGCCACGTCGTGACGAACTACGGCTGTAACTACTCGCTGGAGAGCTGCAGGCGACTACTACGGGACGCTGGGCTGGTCTACCGGGAACCGGCGTCGGATGAGCGAGTCGGCATTGAGTCCGGCCGACGATGGCTACCGAGCAAAGACGAGTAA
- a CDS encoding DUF1684 domain-containing protein: MSDTEFDVDAWEEELRAQRAEKDRFLAEHRQSPIPPEEREDFDGLEYFDPDPEYRVDAAVTVHEDPAPVTMDTSAGTEVRYLRELTLAFLVNGVEQHLHAYQQDGDEGYFVPFRDKTTGQQTYEGGRYIEFESDRELETGDEIVLDLNLAYSPFCAYSETFACPLPPEENWLDVVIPAGEKDR; encoded by the coding sequence ATGAGCGATACCGAGTTCGACGTCGACGCCTGGGAGGAGGAGCTGCGTGCCCAGCGCGCCGAGAAGGACCGCTTTCTCGCCGAGCACCGCCAGTCGCCGATTCCCCCCGAGGAGCGCGAGGACTTCGACGGGCTGGAGTACTTCGATCCCGACCCCGAGTATCGCGTCGACGCCGCCGTGACCGTCCACGAGGACCCTGCCCCCGTGACCATGGACACCAGCGCGGGAACCGAGGTCAGGTACCTGCGGGAGTTGACGCTCGCGTTTCTGGTCAACGGCGTCGAACAGCATCTCCACGCCTACCAGCAGGACGGCGACGAGGGCTACTTCGTTCCCTTCCGCGACAAGACGACCGGCCAGCAGACCTACGAGGGCGGTCGGTACATCGAGTTCGAGAGCGACCGCGAACTGGAGACGGGCGATGAGATCGTCCTCGATCTCAATCTGGCGTACTCGCCGTTCTGTGCCTACAGCGAGACGTTTGCCTGTCCGCTTCCGCCCGAGGAGAACTGGCTGGATGTCGTGATTCCGGCGGGCGAGAAGGATCGGTGA
- a CDS encoding DUF7475 family protein, with translation MSTTDRTFALDSLTPLHWLGITMALVSALVHLVLGIGFLPHYMGVLFLLATGGFVGAIVLVLIDYRRTLVYLVGIPFTLVQIIAWYQVVQPDSLAALGTADIVDKVAQVVLIGVLIVLYQRET, from the coding sequence ATGAGTACCACGGACCGGACGTTCGCGCTCGACTCGTTGACGCCGTTGCACTGGCTCGGTATCACGATGGCGCTCGTGAGTGCGCTCGTGCATCTCGTGCTGGGAATCGGCTTTTTACCACACTACATGGGCGTGCTCTTTCTCCTCGCCACAGGTGGGTTCGTCGGCGCTATCGTGCTGGTGTTGATCGATTACCGGCGGACGCTCGTTTACCTCGTCGGGATCCCGTTTACCCTGGTACAGATCATCGCCTGGTACCAGGTGGTCCAGCCCGACAGTCTGGCGGCGCTCGGGACGGCAGACATCGTCGACAAGGTCGCACAGGTAGTCCTGATCGGCGTGTTGATCGTACTCTACCAACGTGAGACGTGA
- a CDS encoding 6-pyruvoyl trahydropterin synthase family protein, giving the protein MYTVSVTRSFVAQHWLTVPDPGPEGTLHSHHFTVEVTFEGPELNEYGYLVDIDAVIEALEATVAEFSDETLNELPAFEGRNPSAEHFARIFGDSLLARLQPETATRLEVALQEDDIATVTHERTL; this is encoded by the coding sequence ATGTACACTGTCTCCGTCACTCGCTCGTTCGTCGCCCAGCACTGGCTGACGGTTCCCGACCCCGGACCGGAAGGAACTCTCCATTCGCATCACTTCACCGTGGAGGTGACGTTCGAGGGGCCGGAGCTAAACGAGTACGGCTACCTCGTCGATATCGACGCCGTCATCGAGGCTCTGGAGGCGACAGTAGCTGAGTTTAGCGACGAGACACTCAACGAACTACCCGCGTTCGAGGGGCGAAATCCGAGCGCCGAACACTTCGCCCGGATCTTCGGCGATAGCCTGCTCGCACGGCTGCAGCCCGAGACGGCGACGCGCCTCGAGGTAGCCTTGCAGGAAGACGATATCGCGACCGTCACTCACGAGCGAACGCTCTGA
- a CDS encoding class I SAM-dependent methyltransferase translates to MSVREEFDDWASEGRDRGMEQRHWHTARHVLSRMPVEDGETVLDLGCGSGYAARALRDAGGAGRAYGLDGSPEMAHNAREYTDDDSVGFLIGDFGDLPFADDSVDHVFSMEAFYYAADPVETLREIRRILRPGGTFYCAVNYYEENVHSHEWQEFIEIEMTRWDRSEYRAAFREAGLHVAEQDTVPDRETEIPPASEFPTEEWDSREAMVERYREFGTLLTVGIAP, encoded by the coding sequence ATGAGCGTTCGCGAGGAGTTCGACGACTGGGCGAGCGAGGGACGCGATCGGGGGATGGAACAACGACACTGGCACACGGCGAGACACGTCCTCTCGCGGATGCCAGTCGAGGACGGCGAGACAGTACTGGATCTGGGCTGTGGGAGCGGCTACGCCGCCCGAGCGCTGCGCGATGCTGGCGGCGCGGGCCGGGCCTACGGCCTCGATGGCTCGCCCGAGATGGCACACAACGCCCGCGAGTACACCGACGACGACAGCGTCGGCTTCCTGATCGGTGACTTCGGGGATCTGCCGTTTGCGGACGACAGCGTGGATCACGTCTTCTCGATGGAGGCCTTCTACTACGCCGCCGATCCCGTCGAGACGCTCCGGGAGATCCGGCGGATCCTCCGGCCCGGCGGCACCTTCTACTGTGCAGTCAACTACTACGAGGAGAACGTTCACTCACACGAGTGGCAGGAGTTCATCGAAATCGAGATGACCCGGTGGGATCGCTCGGAGTATCGCGCGGCTTTCCGCGAGGCCGGGCTTCACGTCGCCGAGCAGGACACGGTTCCGGATCGTGAGACCGAGATCCCGCCCGCAAGCGAATTTCCGACCGAGGAGTGGGACAGTCGTGAGGCGATGGTCGAGCGATATCGTGAGTTCGGGACGCTGCTGACCGTCGGCATCGCGCCCTAG